DNA from Microvirga ossetica:
CCCGAGATCGAGTTCGTTGACCGTGTGCCTGCAGGACGTCTCGTCGCGCCGTTCGACCGACGGCTCGTTTCGCAGGCGGTCACGAACATCGTCAAGAACGCCACGGAGGCCATTGCGGCCGTGCGGGAGGCGGAGGGGGCAGGCGCAGATCTCGGTGCTGCTCGACGATACCCATCCGGAGTATCTGATCATTGCCGTCACGGATAACGGCAAGGGCTTTCCCGTCGAAGGCCGGCAGCGGGGCTGCTCGAGCCCTACATGACGACCCGCGAGGGCGGCACCGGGCTCGGACTGCCGATCGTCGCCAAGATCTTGGAAGACCATGGGGGCGGCATGGAGCTGGCCGACAACCCCGCCGGACGAGGCGGCCAGGTTCGCATGTGGATCCCGAAGACGAAACAAGATGTATCGGAAGAGGCATCGGCCGCTTCCAGTCGAACGACTCTCGCAAGGCAAGCTTATGAGCGCTGATATTCTCGTCGTCGATGACGAAGTCGATATTCGTGAGCTGGTCGCCGGCATCCTGGAGGATGAAGGCCACCGCACGCGCACGGCGGGCACCTCCGATGATGCCCTGGCCGCCATCGAGACGCGTCGTCCGCATCTCGTCTTCCTGGACATCTGGCTGCAGGGAAGCCGTCTCGATGGTCTCCAGGTCCTGGAAATCGTCAAATCGCAGCACCCTGATCTGCCCGTCGTGATGATCTCGGGCCACGGCAATATCGAGACGGCGGTCTCCGCCATCAAAGCCGGGGCCTACGACTTCATCGAGAAGCCGTTCAAGGCGGATCGACTCGTGCTCGTGGCCGAGCGTGCCCTGGAAGCCTCCCGCCTCAAGCGCGAGGTGCGTGACCTGCGCTCGCGCTCCGTTCAGGCGAGCCGCATCGCTGGTCGTTCGAT
Protein-coding regions in this window:
- a CDS encoding ATP-binding protein, whose translation is MTTREGGTGLGLPIVAKILEDHGGGMELADNPAGRGGQVRMWIPKTKQDVSEEASAASSRTTLARQAYER